From Malassezia restricta chromosome VIII, complete sequence, the proteins below share one genomic window:
- a CDS encoding HEAT repeat protein: MTAEARAEEARRPMPLLPEEADVVEAVQQGRADVFLVPWLTRVQCLLEEGEVRGVAALVDRLLSLCGVRPGTPPWHQIEVGRSVRYLVARCMVLVYRTDAPKPPLFEVMGLLRDVFAADIPTPAHVAAMHVSRELVRAFPPHVGSQSSAIPPCLRLIRPSSHTVVVRFYALRLLACLTPPPAMLKDVLKVLKSGLSDKAGAVVRGCAACLEALAPTSRAEIEAWLALVVKSIHGVDAHTRASLARLAAVLLCQTASSAAADEGKDPVVQPVYAVSEQLHLLYGHLSRASTQEARTEMLSMYDALLTRHGSAWLEQHLDVVYTHLVQEIATRLPNGAELVRRLLDPHWPALSEPAQERAAAYLGTHVLAMWPPSTPTQPVPSEAALCVTLDATAVLVAQLGELSATLHEALYEVHRRLLTHPALAVQVRAAWWLSVACSVEPWLLAPTYAELLGCMRRDTEALSKPQHDRGVSLRARLVGHSAALAALARVAAQHPLYMRNDDVDEVCLLAMDLRTRYSETPAAPHASAAVGSAWMLVGSLMALGPEFLRAQVPTLLHAWRQAWADRPWREMDEGAYLVTERLGALSSMHAFFLHGGHALLTPETARRLVALQSQALAFLAAWERRAPGTSEASLLRARMLRCCTHLAQAPAMETLAPALLRLCVEWLTRAEYASPSGAAPPVHAPGATPWTVQDGVAMGVTSLLAQDRVALDAWTPSFVSAQCQAGPRVGTPVSGALEHDTMALYALPVEPDAGWGLVPRAPAPMPAHVAEVDAAAELFAALFPFACRDVQIGASEGLQAAQRRPALDKQPGRRMAVMANSVVALLGAVRTAAQPVHRASGFANERINAAIRGVAQTALQQGPAVLRRAAAELYGYLASLAGSVSLSAQVACMVEQIGDARHADARAACVLALGEMYARLGGLRAAPLTKSVHTLALSLAHDPHPAVHCCALEALASVAEAAGVAYEPYVESTLRLMTRLCAAATHEPEGGSVGSSNLRVHLPAYPGVARVLSALVGVLGPDLQAAEATRHWLYALLLHLAHDGGDAVPEAIVGLQRLELVVPSMLATRVWADVLRDAVQQPRLAPTAAGAYGQMAQRGSAWLARYGGPSLLVTLLRQLDAHPHLDGIRALIHAWLRDTAPMRPCAWMDLCCTVLLTPEALRTQRVAGAGGDVDEAAMALAPDDTETQALSVRWRTQRFVLTCMHDVLACVHTRAEHVGRGSDARDRRVLSSRVSDMLRAACSASTATHRAVRSQGLQVLRDVLESFAETPDPDFGEARLLEQFQAQLTAALTAAWGADTPPDVRAAAIAVSGVYLSAGIDASPTSRMGRRMVSALEGAPSADASLTAQAAAYVHVAVIRAWARMALTPGLATLVAPHVPTLARAWVHMLTAYATLRADRTASVASAWLSPDSALAPLVQAHMRGTLAQAYPTLLQALTSVFASHPDVVQAALAQDLGDARRAFMALYGLALETLWEALDRPAAPSLLSVVLRSLHVLVDVRYSGSFLLQDAPFDELVCVCQRALLGTDTAVQRGVVQLIRAMVRSMRERLLLHDDGTVQDMPSSKLGRLWRLLSHVMELLPSQPTPRTERATLLQMVWCTLADMIAVGSASLQLELVAVSLHMLVAYARREDEAAWMLTPALSVLREICAAACASAHADANLAHRAVQGFLSAMIDMSDALRARSGDMVSRRSGHALVSASLVLTHLDASITISSEVTERLAFLLAQKLDTDDDAPIALQCLRSMVHAQPPRHSLHLCLGACLPSLVAHALRTHADAALDVLVALVHAMPPDAALRVCVPVAVTYLERPAPSPHVVHAVVELARTHADAFRTATRALDDDARTRLQQTFRTAIGAPAAPTAAPSGEGRIALRTFGAAEWRSS; this comes from the coding sequence ATGACCGCCGAGGCACGAGCCGAGgaggcgcggcggccgatGCCGCTGCTGCCAGAGGAGGCCGATGTggtcgaggccgtgcagcaGGGGCGTGCGGACGTGTTTCTTGTGCCGTGGCTGACGCGTGTGCAGTGCCTGCTGGAGGAGGGCGAGGTGCGAggcgtggcggcgctcgtggatcgCCTCTTGAGTCTGTGTGGCGTTCGTCCGGGCAcgccgccttggcatcaGATCGAGGTGGgacgcagcgtgcgatACCTCGTGGCGCGGTGCATGGTGTTGGTGTATAGAACGGATGCGCCGAAGCCGCCTCTGTTTGAAGTGATGGGTCTGCTGCGCGATGTGTTCGCGGCCGATATACCGACGCCCGCGCATGTGgctgcgatgcatgtgTCTCGCGAGCTGGTGCGGGCGTTTCCGCCACACGTCGGATCACAGAGCTCGGCGATTCCTCCGTGTTTGCGCCTGATCCGCCCCTCGTCGCACACCGTCGTGGTGCGGTTCTATGCGCTGCGCTTGTTGGCGTGCTTGacgccgccacctgcgATGCTCAAAGACGTGCTCAAAGTGCTCAAGAGCGGCCTGTCTGATAaggccggcgccgtcgtgcgcggctgcgccgcgtgtctcgaggcgctcgcgccgaCATCCCGAGCGGAGATCGAGGCGtggctcgcgctcgtcgtcaaGTCCATCCACGGCGTGGACGCCCATACCCGAGCCTcgctcgcgcgtctcgccgccgtgctgctgtgCCAGACAGCGTCCTCTGCTGCGGCGGACGAGGGCAAGGACCCCGTCGTCCAGCCCGTGTATGCGGTCTctgagcagctgcacctCTTGTATGGCCACCTGAGtcgcgcgtcgacgcagGAAGCACGCACAGAGATGCTTAGCATGTACGATGCGCTGTTGACGCGGCACGGcagcgcgtggctcgagcagcaCTTGGACGTCGTCTacacgcacctcgtgcaggagatcgcgacgcgcctgccGAACGGCGCCGAGttggtgcgccgcctcctcgATCCACATTGGCCGGCCCTCTCTGAgccggcgcaggagcgcgctgccgcgTACTTGGGCACGCACGTCCTTGCGATGtggccgccgtcgacgccgacgcagcccgtgccgagcgaggcggcgctgtgcgtgaCGCTCGACGCCACGGCTGTGCtggtggcgcagctgggcgagctttctgcgacgctgcatgAGGCGCTGTACGAGGTGCATAGGCGTCTTTTGACGCATCCCGCGCTGGCCGTGCAagtgcgcgcggcgtggtGGCTGAGTGTCGCGTGCAGCGTCGAGCCATGGCTGTTGGCGCCGACGTACGCGGAGCTGCTCGGATGTATGCGCCGTGATACCGAGGCTCTGAGCAAGCCGCAGCATGATCGCGGCGTGTCgttgcgtgcgcgcctcgtggggcacagcgcggcgctcgcggcgctcgcgcgtgtagcggcgcagcatccCCTGTACATGCGGAATGACGATGTCGACGAGGTGTGTTTGCTCGCGATGGATCTACGGACGCGCTACAGCGAGacgccagctgcgccgcatgcgtcggcggcggtCGGGAGTGCGTGGATGCTCGTGGGATCGCTCATGGCGCTGGGCCCCGAGTTTCTGCGCGCGCAAgtgccgacgctgctgcacgcTTGGCGCCAGGCGTGGGCGGATCGGCCGTGGCGTGAGATGGACGAGGGTGCCTACCTCGTAACGGAGCGTCTCGGCGCGctgagcagcatgcacgcgTTCTTCTTGCATGGCGgccacgcgctgctgacgcccgagacggcgcggcgtctCGTCGCGCTGCAAAGTCAAGCGCTGGCGTTTCTCGCGGCGTgggagcgccgcgcgcccgGCACGAGTGAGGCGTCcctgctgcgtgcgcgcatgctgcgGTGCTGTACGCATctcgcgcaggcgcctgcGATGGAGACGCTGGCGCCCGCGTTGCTGCGTCTGTGCGTCGAGTGGCTGACGCGAGCCGAGTACGCATCGCCAtccggcgcggcgccgccagTGCATGCGCCGGGCGCGACGCCGTGGACCGTGCAGGATGGCGTGGCGATGGGCGTGACGAGTCTGTTGGCGCAGGACCGCGTCGCCCTGGACGCGTGGACGCCGAGCTTTGTGTCTGCGCAGTGCCAGGCAGGTCcgcgcgtcggcacgcCCGTGTCGGGCGCGCTGGAGCATGATACGATGGCGCTGTATGCTCTGCCTGTGGAGCCGGATGCAGGCTGGGgcctcgtgccgcgcgcgcctgcgccgaTGCCGGCGCATGTCGCCGAGGTCGATGCGGCCGCGGAGCTGTTCGCGGCGCTCTTCCCGTTTGCGTGCCGCGACGTGCAGATCGGCGCGAGCGAGGGTCTgcaggccgcgcagcggcgcccCGCACTGGACAAGCAGCCTGGGCGGCGGATGGCCGTGATGGCGAacagcgtcgtcgcgctgctgggcgccgtgcgtACGGCTGCGCAGCCTGTGCATCGCGCGTCGGGCTTTGCGAacgagcgcatcaatgCGGCGAtccgcggcgtcgcgcagacggcgctgcagcagggacctgcggtgctgcgccgcgccgccgcggagCTGTACGGCTACCTGGCCAGCCTCGCGGGCTCCGTGTCGCTCTCGGCGCAGGTGGCCTGCATGGTCGAGCAGAtcggcgatgcgcggcatgcggacgctcgcgcggcgtgcgtccttgcgctgggcgagatgtatgcgcgcctcggcggcctgcgcgccgcgccgctgaCCAAGAGCGTGcacacgctcgcgctgtcgctcgcgcacgatcCGCACCCGGCCGTGCACTGCtgtgcgctcgaggcgctcgcgagcgtcgcTGAGGCGGCTGGCGTGGCGTACGAGCCGTACGTCGAGAGCACTTTGCGCCTCAtgacgcgcctgtgcgcggcggcgacgcacgagccgGAGGGCGGGAGTGTGGGCAGCAGCAATCTGCGCGTACATCTGCCGGCGTACCcgggcgtcgcgcgcgtgctgagTGCGCTGGTGGGTGTGCTCGGCCCGGACTTGCAGGCGGCCGAAGCGACGCGGCACTGGCTGTACGCGCTCCTGCTGCacctcgcgcacgacggaGGCGACGCGGTGCCGGAGGCGATCGTCGGCctgcagcgactcgagctcgtcgtgccgagcatgctggcgacgcgcgtgtgggccgacgtgctgcgtgacgccgtgcagcagccTCGTCTCGCTCCGACGGCAGCGGGGGCGTACGGCCAaatggcgcagcgcggctCGGCGTGGCTCGCGCGCTACGGCGGGCCGTCGCTGCTcgtgacgctgctgcgccagctggACGCGCACCCGCACCTCGATGGGATTCGCGCGCTGATCCACGCCTGGCTCCGCGATACCGCGCCGATGCGCCCGTGTGCGTGGATGGATCTGTGCTGCACGGTGCTGCTGAcgcccgaggcgctgcgcacgcagcgcgtcgcgggcgcgggcggcgacgtcgacgaagcGGCGATGGCGCTCGCGCCCGACGACACcgagacgcaggcgctgtcgGTGCggtggcgcacgcagcgcttTGTGCTGACGTGCAtgcacgacgtgctggcgtgtgtgcacacgcgcgccgagcatgtGGGGCGCGGaagcgatgcgcgcgatcggcgcgtgctgagcagcCGCGTGAGCGATATGCTGCGGGCGGCGTGCAGTGCGAGCAcggcgacgcaccgcgccGTGCGGTCGCAGGGCCTACAGGTGCtgcgcgatgtgctcgagtcgTTCGCCGAGACGCCGGATCCGGACTTTggcgaggcgcgcctgctcgagcagttccaggcgcagctcacgGCCGCGCTCACGGCCGCGTGGGGCGCCGACACGCCGCCGGACGTGCGTGCGGCGGCAATCGCCGTGAGCGGCGTGTACCTGAGCGCGGGCATCGATGCGTCGCCGACGAGCCGCATGGGGCGTCGGATGGTATCGGCGCTGGAgggcgcgccgagcgcagacgcgtcgctcacggcgcaggccgccgcgtacgtgcacgtcgcggtGATCCGCGCGTGggcgcgcatggcgctcacgccgggcctcgcgacgctcgtggcgccgcaTGTCCCCACGCTCGCGCGGGCGTGGGTGCATATGCTCACGGCGTacgcgacgctgcgcgccgaTCGCACCGCGTCCGTCGCAAGTGCGTGGCTGAGCCCGGACAgtgcgctcgcgccgctcgtgcaggcgcacatgcgcggcacgctcgcgcagGCGTAtccgacgctgctgcaggcgctcacgagcgTGTTTGCATCGCATCCTGACgtcgtgcaggcggcgcttgcgCAGGATctgggcgatgcgcgtcgGGCGTTCATGGCGCTGTAcggcctcgcgctcgagacgctgtgggaggcgctcgatcgGCCTGCGGCGCCGAGCCTGCtcagcgtcgtgctgcgctcgctgcacgtgctcgtcgatgtgcgGTACAGCGGGTCGTtcctgctgcaggacgcCCCgttcgacgagctcgtgtgcgtgtgccaGCGCGCCCTGCTGGGCACGGACacggccgtgcagcgcggcgtcgtgcagctgaTCCGCGCGATGgtgcgctcgatgcgcgagcgcctgctgctgcacgacgacggcacgGTGCAGGACatgccgtcgtcgaagCTCGGCCGTCTGTggcgcctgctcagccATGTcatggagctgctgccgagtcagccgacgccgcgcacggagcgcgcgacgctccTGCAGATGGTGTGGTGCACGCTCGCGGACATGATCGCGGTGggcagcgcgtcgctgcagctcgagctcgtcgccgtctcgctgcacatgctcgtcgcgtacgcgcgccgcgaagacgaggcggcgtggaTGCTCACGCCCGCCCTGTCGGTGCTCCGCGAGATCTGCGCGGCCGCGTGTGCGtccgcgcacgccgacgcgaATCTCGCGCACCGCGCCGTGCAAGGCTTCCTCAGCGCGATGATCGATAtgagcgatgcgctgcgcgcgcgctccgGCGACATGGTatcgcggcgcagcggccaTGCCCTCGTGAGCGCAAGCCTCGTGCTCACGCATCTCGACGCGTCCATCACGATCAGCAGCGAGGTGACGGAGCGCCTCGCCTTTCTTCTCGCGCAGAAACtcgacacggacgacgacgcgcccaTCGCGCTGCAGTGCCTCCGGTCCATGGTGCACGCCCAGCCGCCGCGCCACTCGCTGCACCTGTGCCTGGGCGCGTGCCTCCcgtcgctcgtcgcgcacgcgctgcggacgcacgccgacgccgcgctcgatgtcctcgtcgccctcgtgcatgccatgccgcccGACGCGGCCCtgcgcgtgtgcgtgccCGTCGCCGTCACGTACCTCGAGCGCcctgcgccgtcgccgcacgtcgtgcacgcGGTCGTCGAGCTCGCCCGCACGCACGCGGACGCCTTCCGCACCGCAACGCGcgccctcgacgacgacgcccgcaCACGCCTGCAGCAGACGTTCCGCACCGCCATCGGCGCCCCCGCCGCGCCCaccgccgcgcccagcgGCGAAGGACGCATTGCGCTCCGCACGTTTGGCGCAGCGGAGTGGAGGTCCTCATAG
- a CDS encoding ubiquitin carboxyl-terminal hydrolase 25, with product MTSWRECLRTPAALAQSGLVPYGHAYAVHTNGEADALPHEHAVFLPERMTWVSTVRCDQPAPSPCPAPAPGMHGPIWYSDAHEDGLCHTDVIRRDAWVSRTYEAALPSALWEAFHAARAQAPAPGQTPTSEVARASASLARILGNALRGETRPVPLDGKVMTQMLRWDASLEALMRHFGWHVAPMEDAPHRLALHPPPSMSWRIYTELAVWCTHLGHAPPAPPPGWRIEAHASVLMPANVPTADAQTHLACARLGVSTQEDAGVVCDMYRMNTACFPHRRQELFLALECLHDLRHAGEPLTTLMAIEQSQGLYAYKDVRASYARLGVAMPAVAPSPASLWDPSPSPPPAPVDKVIAAYDRAVKEALDHGTDEDLRSARQALRTVAQYHAPAPALEERERRNPIQHPDDAYQLLQTNADVDDALLLVGYQVYAAESHARSELLRAALERVAEARHSAYLLRFLRGEADAGPAHDMPRGLHNLGNTCYLNSLLQYLGFIAPIRDAVHRAGTEAKSAEHQRALSLAHELDALFRDMATSKEWALTPRKELAYLALVPLAWEQAYACSKDELMSQVTTQQDVCECLGNMTTLLDQACPSDEVQRLFLGTSIQTLDPPPKDSPRTTEQTFTSVPVTLLPDVRSMYDALDTFFNDEQVPWDNEARLQRRITLKQAPPLLQIHVQRVQYDRKAQRIVKHQAALDLPDTLYLDRYMDASCAPPERFDALQALHERTLALRRERAALLEQVHQLQGDELMALERITRRLNVWKHAAEQNQDTEWHALLNEHAPSELESVSLIMRAKAQALTTQADALHSDLETLWSEETHLPYRLASVCMHRGEATHGHYFVNQRDFAKNEWMTLNDTHVAPITEGEVSKDPTGATSYLVVYVRQDVQHILSSPRH from the coding sequence ATGACGTCATGGCGCGAGTGCCTACggacgccggcggcgctcgcgcaaAGCGGCCTCGTCCCCTACGGACACGCGTATGCTGTGCATACGAACGGCGAAGCGGATGCACTGCCCCATGAGCACGCCGTGTTCCTGCCGGAGCGCATGACGTGGGTGAGCACCGTGCGGTGCGATcagcctgcgccgtcgccctGCCCAGCCCCAGCGCCCGGCATGCATGGGCCGATCTGGTAcagcgatgcgcacgaGGACGGACTTTGTCACACGGACGTGATCCGTCGCGACGCGTGGGTATCCCGCACGTACGAAGCCGCACTGCCCTCGGCCTTGTGGGAGGCGTTCCacgccgcccgcgcccaGGCTCCCGCGCCAGGCCAGACGCCCACGTCCGAAGTagcgcgagcgagcgcatcacTCGCGCGCATTCTCGGGAATGCCCTGCGTGGCGAGACGCGGCCCGTGCCCCTGGATGGCAAGGTCATGACGCAGATGCTGCGCTGGGACGCCTCTCTCGAGGCACTCATGCGGCACTTTGGATGGCATGTCGCGCCCATGGaagatgcgccgcatcgattggcgctgcatccacCTCCCTCCATGAGCTGGCGCATATACACTGAGCTCGCCGTGTGGTGCACGCATCTGGGACACGCACCGCCCGCGCCACCGCCCGgctggcgcatcgaggcccaTGCCTCTGTGCTCATGCCAGCCAACGTCCCTACGGCCGATGCGCAGACGCActtggcatgcgcacgCCTGGGCGTGTCGACGCAGGAAGACGCAGGCGTCGTGTGCGACATGTACCGCATGAACACGGCGTGCTTtccgcaccgccgccaggAGCTGTTCCTGGCACTCGAGTGCCTCCACGATCTCCGCCACGCCGGTGAGCCGCTCACGACTCTGATGGCCATAGAGCAGAGTCAAGGGCTCTACGCGTACAAAGACGTCCGCGCGAGCTACGCGCGGCTGGGCGTGGCCATGCCCGCTGTGGCACCGAGCCCCGCCTCGCTGTGGGACCCATCGCCATCGCcaccgcctgcgccagTGGACAAGGTGATCGCAGCCTACGATCGCGCTGTGAAAGAGGCACTCGACCACGGCACCGACGAAGAcctgcgcagcgcacgacaAGCCTTGCGCACCGTGGCGCAGTACCACGCGCCTGCCCCCGCCCTCGAGGAACGCGAGCGCAGAAATCCCATCCAACATCCCGACGACGCCTACCAGCTTCTTCAGACGAATGCggacgtcgacgatgccctGCTTCTCGTCGGCTACCAGGTCTACGCGGCTGAATCACACGCCCGCTCGGAGCTTCTTCGCGCCGCTTTAGAACGagtggccgaggcgcggcacagTGCCTACCTGCTCCGCTTTTTGCGCGGCGAAGCAGACGCGGGCCccgcgcacgacatgcCGCGGGGACTGCACAATTTGGGCAATACGTGCTATCTCAACTCGCTCCTCCAATATCTTGGATTTATCGCGCCGATTCGCGACGCCGTTCATCGCGCGGGCACGGAAGCCAAGTCGGCAGAGCACCAACGTGCTTTGTCCCTCGCGCACGAACTCGACGCCCTCTTCCGCGATATGGCGACCTCGAAGGAATGGGCCCTCACTCCCCGCAAGGAACTCGCCTATCTCGCCCTCGTCCCACTCGCCTGGGAACAAGCGTATGCGTGCTCCAAAGACGAGCTCATGTCGCAGGTCACGACCCAGCAGGACGTGTGCGAGTGTCTCGGGAACATGACGACACTGCTCGACCAAGCATGTCCATCCGACGAGGTGCAGCGTCTCTTCCTCGGCACATCGATACAAACGCTGGATCCGCCTCCCAAGGACAGTCCGCGAACGACCGAGCAGACATTCACATCCGTGCCCGTCACACTCCTTCccgacgtgcgcagcatgtACGACGCGCTTGACACCTTTTTCAACGATGAACAAGTGCCTTGGGACAACGAAGCGCGcctgcagcggcgcatcacgctcAAACAGGCCCCACCCCTCCTCCAAATCCACGTTCAGCGCGTACAGTACGACCGCAAGGCacagcgcatcgtcaaACATCAGGCGGCGTTGGACCTGCCGGATACCCTCTATCTAGATCGGTACATGGATGCCTCTTGCGCGCCTCCAGAACGTTTCGATGCGCTCCAAGCGCTGCATGAACGCACCCTTGCACTGCGTCGCGAACGCGCTGCCCTGCTGGAACAGGTCCATCAACTCCAGGGGGACGAGCTCATGGCTTTGGAGCGCATAACTAGGCGCCTAAACGTCTGGAAACATGCCGCAGAGCAGAATCAAGATACAGAATGGCATGCTTTGTTGAACGAGCACGCTCCCTCTGAACTCGAAAGTGTCTCGCTGATCATGCGTGCCAAAGCCCAGGCActgacgacgcaggccgACGCCCTGCACTCCGATCTCGAGACATTATGGTCGGAAGAGACGCACCTTCCGTACCGACTCGCCAGCGtgtgcatgcaccgcgGAGAAGCCACACACGGCCACTACTTTGTCAATCAGCGCGATTTTGCCAAGAACGAGTGGATGACGCTCAACGATACCCATGTCGCACCCATCACCGAGGGAGAAGTGTCCAAAGACCCTACGGGCGCTACATCCTACCTTGTGGTGTATGTGCGCCAAGATGTACAACACATATTATCCAGCCCGCGCCATTAG
- a CDS encoding protein RER1, producing the protein MRADDQGIGAPAQGAAAILPMLSPKNIVAKVSNLNMRLQHMIDITAPFPIQRWGITGGLLFLFMLRIILMHGWYIVCYALFIYLLNLFLAFLTPKFDPAFESDLAAQDVEEGEPGLPTTLSGAGGSGLMSDVFHPTDAKDQDEFRPFIRRLPEFKFWISATQAILVSLGATMFRVFDIPVFWPILVLYFATLFVITMRRQIEHMIRYKYLPFDMGRKARYGRG; encoded by the coding sequence ATGCGTGCCGATGACCAAGGGATCGGTGCCCCAGCGCAAGGGGCTGCAGCGATCTTGCCTATGCTCTCGCCGAAAAACATCGTGGCCAAGGTGTCGAATTTGAACATgcgcctgcagcacatgATTGATATCACGGCGCCGTTTCCTATTCAGCGCTGGGGCATCACGGGGGGGCTGTTGTTCCTCTTCATGTTGCGGATTATTCTTATGCATGGCTGGTACATTGTATGCTATGCGCTGTTCATTTACCTGCTGAATTTGTTTCTTGCATTCCTGACGCCCAAATTTGACCCGGCCTTTGAGTCCGACTTGGCCGCCCAAGACGTGGAAGAGGGCGAACCTGGTCTGCCTACCACGTTGTCAGGCGCTGGTGGCTCTGGTCTTATGAGTGATGTGTTTCACCCCACCGATGCGAAGGATCAGGACGAGTTCCGTCCATTTATACGGCGACTGCCCGAATTCAAGTTTTGGATTAGTGCAACACAAGCTATTCTCGTGTCGCTGGGCGCCACCATGTTCCGCGTATTCGATATTCCCGTGTTTTGGCCCATCTTGGTGCTGTACTTTGCTACGCTCTTTGTGATTACTATGCGCCGTCAGATTGAACATATGATACGCTACAAATATCTACCCTTTGACATGGGCCGCAAGGCTCGCTACGGTCGCGGCTAA
- a CDS encoding NLR family carD domain protein 3 has protein sequence MATEADDDDETHGAVRPLPPSKARTQPGRSILRAAPPLANDTLWAGREWLYSVNARLAQKNVAVQVPVPDGHLLGHMLRRWHGQQPSTPPEHMHDAGLRHVHFRTEDLSHTYPISRTRAPAHEAETRERIESEALDRARRLCGRPWSACELESLYRVCCRAREDAPHASIIHVLAQAALWPQARARTLDFADTALAPHAVALADMLCAPTGVQVLRFDRCGLDTDAVRALAAAVFTSHSVHTLSLADNPGIQTRGWRAIGALVQDDRVLRHLDLSHHALSTSSWRAVLSPLTRGHSTLQTLRLDHSALRPAHLECVAEAVRASSLQHVSLRHSGLGDGSAPRLSRMLMDWDEHARPAIEDIERVGVVTVPATDDLYGDESQLHVITSLLHGHDAPHAPSRRHERREAIIARAQAFQHALSDIPARGHLLTLDLRGNALHDADAAILATALRRNRTLRVCSLADNHITPHGLACIADALRYNTTLETLDLSGNPCGGPALDGVLRLRVALAVHPRLKRVVFADTQLAAEGALVLAECLPDAEHLVHLDLTRNPLGLVGMLGLAAGTRRNASLRCLDVSLQDDPAFVEAARDVYTHCAHNTHTALAHAPPGVHVQRPLDKSALARALLDKEQRSTTETSQPASETEPSEYSEPADANEANDATPTTEPSPAAAPNERAASPQSEENIGLDAPDPPGEPARHAPPDAAHTDDPAP, from the coding sequence ATGGCCACGGAagccgacgacgacgacgagacgcatggcgccgtgcgtcCGCTGCCTCCCTCGaaggcacgcacgcagccAGGCCGCAGCATTctgcgcgctgcgccgccactCGCGAACGACACTCTCTGGGCCGGTCGCGAGTGGCTGTACAGCGTGaatgcgcgcctcgcccaaAAGAACGTCGCCGTCCAAGTGCCCGTGCCGGACGGCCACCTGCTCGGACACATGCTCCGCCGCTGGCACGGGCAGCAGCCCAGCACACCGCCCGAGCACATGCATGATGCTggcctgcgccacgtccatTTCCGCACGGAAGACCTCTCGCACACCTACCCCATCTCCCGCACACGCGCCCCCGCGCACGAggccgagacgcgcgagcgcatcgagtcCGAGGCCCTCGACCGCGCCCGCCGCCTCTGCGGACGCCCCTGGTCCGCATGCGAACTCGAAAGCCTGTACCGCGTCTGCTGCCGAGCCCGCGaggacgcgccgcacgccaGCATCATCCATGTGCTcgcacaggcggcgctgtggcCCCAGGCCCGCGCCCGCACGCTGGACTTTGCCGATACTGCcctcgcgccgcacgccgtCGCCCTCGCCGACATGCTCTGCGCCCCGACCGGCGTCCAAGTCCTCCGCTTCGATCGCTGCGGCCTAGAcaccgacgccgtgcgcgcccTCGCAGCCGCCGTCTTTACGAGCCACAGCGTACACACGCTCAGCCTCGCCGACAACCCCGGCATCCAGACGCGCGGATGGCGCGCTATCGGCGCACTCGTCCAGGACGACCGCGTCCTGCGGCACTTGGATCTGTCGCACCACGCCCTATCCACATCGTCCTGGCGCGCCGTCCTCTCGCCCCTCACACGCGGTCATTCTACGCTACAAACGCTCAGACTCGATCACAGCGCCCTGCGCCCCGCCCACCTCGAGTGCgtcgccgaggccgtgcgcgcctcgtcccTCCAGCACGTATCGCTGCGCCACAGCGGCCTGGGCGACGGCAGCGCACCACGCCTGTCACGCATGCTCATGGACTGGGACGAACACGCCCGCCCCGCCATCGAAGacatcgagcgcgtcggcgtcgtgaCCGTCCCGGCCACCGACGACTTGTACGGCGACGAAAGCCAACTTCACGTCATCACCTCGCTGCTccacggccacgacgcgccccACGCGCCATCCCGccgccacgagcggcgcgaggcCATCATCGCCCGCGCCCAGGCCTTCCAGCACGCGCTCTCGGACATACCCGCGCGCGGGCACCTGCTCACCCTCGACCTCAGAGGCAACGCCCTGCACGACGCAGACGCAGCCATCCTCGCGACGGCCCTGCGCAGGAATCGCACGCTGCGCGTGTGCTCGCTCGCCGACAATCACATCAcgccgcacggcctcgcctgcatcgccgacgccctGCGCTACAACACAACCCTCGAGACCCTGGACCTGAGCGGCAATCCATGCGGCGGACCCGCCTTGGATGGCGTACTCCGACTGCGCGTCGCTTTGGCCGTGCATCCGCGACTCAAGCGCGTCGTCTTCGCCGACACCCAGCTCGCCGCCGAGGGCGCCTTGGTGCTCGCCGAGTGCCTGCCCGACGCAGAGCATCTCGTGCACCTGGACCTCACACGCAATCCactcggcctcgtcggcatgctcggccTCGCCGCCGGCACGCGTCGCAACGCCTCCCTCCGGTGCTTGGACGTCTCGCTCCAAGACGACCCTGCCTTTGTCGAAGCCGCCCGCGACGTGTACACGCACTGTGCCCACAACACCCACACGGCACTcgcacacgcaccgccCGGCGTCCACGTCCAGCGCCCCCTCGACAAGTCagccttggcacgcgcttTGCTCGACAAGGAGCAGCGCAGCACCACCGAGACCAGCCAGCCAGCCAGTGAGACGGAGCCATCCGAGTACTCGGAGCCAGCCGACGCGAACGAGGCCAACGACGCCACGCCGACCACAGAGCCGTcccccgccgccgcgcccaacgagcgcgccgcgtcgccgcagAGCGAAGAAAACATCGGGCTCGACGCACCCGACCCACCAGGCGAACccgcgcgccatgcaccgcccgacgccgcgcacacAGACGATCCCGCTCCGTAG